Proteins encoded together in one Carya illinoinensis cultivar Pawnee chromosome 3, C.illinoinensisPawnee_v1, whole genome shotgun sequence window:
- the LOC122305028 gene encoding ras-related protein RHN1-like, with product MARTGNHNVQAKLVFLGDMGAGKTSLVLRFVKGQFSEYQESTIGAAFFTQVLSLNEATIKFDIWDTAGQERYHSLAPMYYRGAAAAVVVYDITSMDSFVRAKKWVQELQRQGNPNLIMFLAANKADLEEKRKVPAEDGDQYAKENGMAFVETSAKTAQNVNELFYEIAKRLAKANPSRTTGMKLQGRSQESGGRLFCCSA from the exons ATGGCGAGGACGGGCAACCATAACGTACAAGCCAAGCTG GTATTTCTTGGGGACATGGGAGCCGGAAAAACAAGTTTGGTGTTGAGATTTGTCAAAGGCCAATTTTCTGAGTACCAG GAATCAACAATTGGAGCGGCCTTCTTCACACAGGTCCTGTCACTAAATGAGGCCACTATTAAATTTGATATATGGGATACAGCAGGACAAGAGAGATATCATAGTTTGGCTCCTATGTACTATCGTGGTGCAGCAGCAGCTGTTGTGGTTTATGACATTACAAGCATG GATTCATTTGTACGAGCCAAAAAGTGGGTTCAGGAATTGCAAAGACAAG GAAATCCAAATTTGATAATGTTCTTGGCTGCCAACAAGGCTGACTTGGAAGAGAAGAGGAAAGTGCCAGCTGAG GATGGTGATCAGTATGCTAAAGAAAATGGCATGGCTTTTGTTGAAACATCTGCAAAAACTGCACAGAATGTGAACGAGCTCTTCTATGAGATAG CAAAGAGACTGGCGAAAGCTAACCCTTCACGTACAACTGGGATGAAGTTACAGGGCAGGTCACAAGAAAGTGGAGGAAGACTGTTTTGCTGCTCTGCATGA